Proteins co-encoded in one Spirosoma endbachense genomic window:
- a CDS encoding HipA family kinase, with amino-acid sequence MSNTKPELRTVNVIRYGKPLREGGSLPALVEADDDFLYVLKFRGAGQGTNALIAELVAGEIARTLGLRVPEIVFANLDSAFGRTEPDEEIQDLLRASEGLNLALHYLSGSITFDPILNGVDARLASQIVWLDAFVMNVDRTARNTNMLMWHKELWLIDHGAALYVHHTGPNWPEQSLRPFSQIKDHVLLPKATDLDAVDVDFRQILTADRIQSIVALIPDEWLTNQSMTESADEQRVVYAQFLETRVARSEIFVNAAKEARNARV; translated from the coding sequence GTGAGTAATACGAAACCTGAGCTCCGAACCGTCAATGTGATACGCTACGGAAAACCGTTGCGTGAGGGAGGCTCTCTGCCTGCTCTTGTTGAGGCCGATGATGATTTTTTGTATGTATTGAAATTTCGAGGGGCTGGCCAGGGCACCAATGCCCTCATTGCCGAACTGGTAGCCGGGGAGATTGCCAGAACCCTTGGTTTGCGCGTGCCGGAAATTGTGTTCGCCAACCTTGATTCGGCCTTTGGTCGTACGGAACCAGACGAAGAAATTCAGGATCTGCTCCGCGCCAGTGAAGGCCTTAATCTGGCACTTCACTACCTGTCGGGTTCCATTACATTTGACCCCATTCTGAATGGTGTCGATGCGCGTTTAGCTTCGCAGATTGTTTGGCTCGATGCGTTTGTGATGAATGTCGATCGCACCGCCCGAAATACCAATATGTTGATGTGGCATAAGGAACTATGGCTGATTGATCATGGTGCGGCCCTATATGTTCATCATACCGGACCCAATTGGCCCGAGCAGAGTCTGCGTCCGTTTTCGCAGATCAAGGACCACGTCTTACTACCCAAGGCTACAGACCTCGATGCGGTTGATGTCGATTTTCGGCAGATTCTTACCGCCGACCGGATTCAGTCAATCGTTGCGTTAATTCCCGACGAATGGCTGACGAACCAGTCGATGACCGAATCGGCGGATGAGCAGCGGGTGGTCTATGCTCAATTTTTGGAGACTCGGGTCGCCAGATCAGAAATTTTTGTCAACGCAGCAAAGGAGGCCCGAAATGCACGTGTATGA
- a CDS encoding siderophore-interacting protein, which yields MNTRPRRPIILELVQVVQFTDITPHMRRITVSSDELIGLEGLMPGIHLKLLLPQPGQEKPILPTFDANGQPLPPPEEGLPAVRTYTVRSYEPITGELAIDFVLHGDEGPASAWATQVAVGNYLGIALRPGISYREADWYLLAGDQTALPAISAILELLPATAKGLAFIEIPDETEEQQLEFDADIQVRWLHRNGIEAGKSEVLHEAIHTATIPAGHTENRFVWVATEVLAAKQIRDYLRMKHQLANHELHVAAYWKLGMSEEAYHELRHRQAEQ from the coding sequence ATGAATACAAGACCACGTCGGCCGATCATACTTGAGTTGGTGCAAGTTGTTCAGTTTACGGACATAACCCCGCATATGCGCCGGATTACCGTCAGTAGCGACGAGTTGATTGGGTTAGAAGGTCTGATGCCCGGCATTCATCTTAAACTTTTGCTGCCCCAGCCTGGTCAGGAGAAGCCTATTCTGCCCACATTCGACGCAAATGGACAGCCTCTACCACCACCCGAAGAAGGACTTCCAGCAGTGCGAACTTATACGGTCCGTTCGTACGAACCAATAACTGGCGAATTAGCGATCGATTTCGTCCTTCACGGCGACGAAGGCCCTGCCTCTGCCTGGGCAACTCAGGTAGCAGTTGGTAACTACTTGGGTATTGCCCTGCGTCCCGGCATCTCCTACCGTGAAGCTGACTGGTATCTACTGGCGGGTGACCAAACCGCTCTCCCGGCGATCAGTGCCATTCTTGAGCTTTTACCAGCAACGGCTAAAGGTCTGGCCTTTATTGAGATTCCCGACGAAACGGAGGAACAACAGCTTGAATTTGACGCTGATATTCAGGTCCGTTGGCTACATAGAAACGGCATTGAAGCGGGTAAAAGCGAGGTTTTACATGAGGCCATACACACGGCTACCATACCAGCCGGTCATACCGAAAACCGCTTTGTCTGGGTCGCAACCGAAGTATTGGCGGCCAAACAAATCCGCGATTACCTGCGCATGAAACACCAGCTTGCCAACCATGAATTACACGTGGCGGCTTACTGGAAACTCGGCATGAGCGAAGAAGCCTATCATGAACTGCGCCACCGGCAGGCAGAACAATAG
- a CDS encoding histidinol-phosphatase, which translates to MKKIVCLSILLTCFTTSIIQAQQWYKGNLHTHSLWSDGDDYPEMIMDWYKANGYQFVGLSDHNILQEVEKWINVPHQRDRRRTFDRYLRTFGPDWVTYRKGSNDSLKVRLKRLDEYRSYFEESGKFLIIKSEELSTGYQGKPIHINVTNVQNLIRPLPGNSVAEVMQNNIDMVVAQRRLTGKPMFPHINHPNFYYAITAQDLMKLRHERFFEVFNGHPLVHNYGDSTREGTESMWDKINLHFLQQGRPLMYGLGTDDSHHYYFFGPEFSNSGRGWVMVNAPELTPKALIDAMEAGRFYASSGVTLKQLPQAGNRLTIQVKTEPNVTYRIQFFGVRKGRQQAELLREVADTVATYSLTDDILLARAKIISNKPKYNPFMPGDVETAWTQPIAQWQAPQPLTGVVALPNAHAHNDYEQSRPLWDALDNGFTSVEADVHLIGDTLYVAHDRPSIKNAASTLENLYLKPLAERIRQNNGQALNGYQGPFYLMIDAKTQADSTYQALDKLLQRYRSLLTTGSRTKNSAGVITIVLSGNRPIQTIANAKGRLLSIDGRPTDLGKGYKQSVMPIISDAYPNQLTWRGKGDMPSEDFQKLRQLADRAHREGKKLRLWASPEDPTVWAKLREAGVDFLSTDQLELVRDFLLKPGGK; encoded by the coding sequence ATGAAAAAGATTGTCTGCCTGAGTATACTCCTGACTTGTTTCACTACTTCCATCATACAGGCGCAACAGTGGTATAAAGGAAATCTGCACACGCACTCACTCTGGAGCGATGGCGATGATTATCCGGAAATGATTATGGATTGGTACAAAGCCAATGGTTATCAATTTGTTGGCTTATCGGATCATAACATTCTGCAGGAGGTTGAAAAGTGGATTAACGTACCCCATCAGAGAGACCGGCGCCGAACGTTTGATCGCTACCTGCGCACTTTCGGCCCTGATTGGGTTACGTACCGCAAAGGCTCAAATGATTCGCTCAAGGTTCGGCTAAAAAGACTGGACGAGTATCGAAGCTATTTTGAAGAATCCGGTAAATTCCTGATTATCAAAAGTGAAGAACTCTCGACCGGCTACCAGGGGAAACCCATTCATATCAATGTTACGAATGTACAGAACCTGATCAGGCCACTGCCGGGTAACAGCGTAGCCGAGGTAATGCAAAATAACATCGATATGGTGGTTGCACAACGACGGCTGACAGGCAAGCCCATGTTTCCGCACATTAACCACCCTAACTTTTATTATGCCATTACGGCTCAGGACCTGATGAAGCTCCGGCATGAGCGATTTTTTGAGGTGTTCAATGGCCATCCATTGGTACACAATTATGGCGATAGTACCCGTGAGGGCACCGAGTCGATGTGGGATAAAATTAACCTCCATTTTCTTCAGCAGGGACGGCCGCTGATGTATGGATTAGGCACCGACGATAGTCATCATTATTACTTTTTCGGGCCGGAATTTAGCAATTCAGGACGGGGATGGGTCATGGTCAATGCGCCCGAATTGACGCCTAAAGCTTTAATCGATGCAATGGAAGCAGGTCGGTTCTATGCAAGTTCAGGCGTTACGCTGAAGCAATTGCCTCAGGCTGGCAACAGGCTGACGATACAAGTCAAAACCGAACCCAATGTAACGTATCGAATCCAGTTTTTCGGCGTTCGAAAGGGTCGTCAACAGGCTGAACTACTCCGCGAAGTGGCCGACACCGTAGCGACCTATTCACTTACGGATGATATCTTACTGGCTCGGGCTAAGATCATCTCCAACAAACCCAAATACAACCCTTTTATGCCGGGCGACGTTGAAACCGCCTGGACCCAACCCATTGCCCAATGGCAGGCACCGCAACCACTTACTGGCGTTGTGGCCCTGCCCAACGCACACGCCCATAATGACTATGAGCAATCACGACCTCTTTGGGATGCGCTGGATAATGGGTTTACCAGTGTCGAAGCGGATGTTCATCTGATTGGCGATACCCTATATGTGGCTCATGACCGCCCCAGCATTAAAAACGCGGCCTCTACCCTCGAAAATCTATATCTCAAACCATTAGCGGAACGAATACGCCAGAACAATGGTCAGGCACTAAATGGTTATCAGGGACCATTTTACCTGATGATTGACGCTAAAACACAAGCAGACAGTACGTATCAGGCGTTGGATAAATTACTGCAACGCTATCGCTCGTTATTGACTACTGGCAGTCGAACTAAAAACTCGGCTGGCGTCATAACTATTGTCCTGTCGGGCAACAGACCCATACAGACAATAGCCAACGCCAAAGGACGCCTGCTGTCGATCGATGGTCGCCCAACTGATCTGGGCAAAGGGTATAAGCAGTCCGTAATGCCGATTATCAGCGATGCTTACCCAAATCAGCTAACCTGGCGTGGTAAGGGCGATATGCCATCGGAAGACTTCCAGAAACTGCGCCAACTGGCTGATCGGGCCCACCGGGAAGGGAAAAAACTTCGACTTTGGGCCAGTCCGGAAGACCCCACAGTTTGGGCTAAACTTCGCGAAGCAGGAGTCGACTTCCTCAGTACCGACCAACTGGAGCTGGTACGGGATTTTCTGTTGAAGCCCGGTGGTAAATAA
- a CDS encoding YbhB/YbcL family Raf kinase inhibitor-like protein gives MKRLFIAFTLLISAITVTFAQQPSAPASSTAPAMRLTTTAFPDGGIIPIKFSQAAPGAAPGGGTSPALSWSNVPVGTQSFVLHMHDVDVSRNNSTDDNLHWLVWNIPPTLTSLPEGVPAGAQLADGSYQMNVFTPAYRGPGAAASGPLHHYVFEIYALDTKLDVKPSSEGSATRVNVLKAIEGHVLGKAAYVGLFKRPQ, from the coding sequence ATGAAACGATTATTTATTGCCTTTACTCTTCTGATCAGCGCCATTACAGTAACGTTCGCTCAGCAGCCTTCAGCGCCTGCATCGTCAACGGCCCCAGCTATGCGGCTAACAACTACCGCATTCCCGGATGGAGGGATAATCCCGATCAAGTTTAGCCAGGCGGCTCCCGGAGCGGCTCCCGGTGGCGGCACTTCGCCAGCGTTAAGCTGGAGCAATGTGCCGGTAGGTACGCAAAGTTTTGTTCTTCATATGCATGATGTCGATGTAAGTCGTAACAATAGCACAGACGATAATCTGCATTGGCTGGTCTGGAACATTCCGCCCACTCTCACGAGCTTGCCTGAAGGAGTTCCAGCCGGTGCACAACTCGCCGATGGCAGCTATCAAATGAATGTCTTCACACCCGCCTATCGCGGTCCCGGCGCGGCAGCTTCTGGACCTCTGCATCACTACGTATTCGAAATTTATGCCTTAGATACTAAACTCGACGTGAAGCCCAGTTCGGAAGGGTCAGCAACGCGGGTGAACGTATTAAAAGCAATAGAAGGGCATGTGTTGGGAAAGGCTGCGTATGTCGGGCTGTTTAAGCGACCGCAGTAA
- a CDS encoding MmcQ/YjbR family DNA-binding protein, with translation MIGLDLIRKVALSFPETTEQPHFEKPSFKIGKKIFATYNGPHNRVCVKLSEIDQNVFSSFDSSTIYPVPNKWGKQGWTLINLNKVLEETLVDALAMAYCEVAPKKLALLVKQSRYE, from the coding sequence ATGATTGGCCTGGATCTGATTCGAAAAGTAGCCTTATCGTTTCCCGAAACGACAGAACAACCTCATTTTGAAAAGCCTTCGTTTAAAATTGGCAAAAAGATATTTGCTACCTACAACGGCCCGCATAATCGAGTTTGTGTTAAGTTATCCGAAATAGATCAGAATGTTTTTTCGTCATTCGACTCCTCCACTATTTATCCCGTTCCGAACAAGTGGGGCAAACAAGGCTGGACGCTCATCAACTTAAATAAGGTTCTTGAAGAGACATTGGTGGACGCTCTGGCAATGGCTTATTGTGAAGTGGCACCCAAAAAACTGGCTTTGCTTGTCAAGCAAAGCCGGTATGAATAA
- a CDS encoding 3-hydroxyacyl-CoA dehydrogenase family protein: MNPEKIPVGVVGLGLMGCSITTCLLLSGHPVVAVAPLPVDMETAETRIREHLSKAFQEGMLAKIPDSYLQQLIITEDYNLLKDSKVVMECTLENIAIKKSVYDRIEAVVAEDALITSNTSAIPISILQREVRLPARFVGLHWSEPSHTTRFLEIICGDLSDIAAAEWLYELSHLWGKEPTLVRKDIRGFITNRLMYAMYREAFNLVENGYATVEDVDRACRNNAGYWMTLVGVFRWMDLTGVPAYHTVMKDLFPTLSNQTEVPKLIDDIVKAGGKGVLNAQGFYDYTPEEAKLWKETYEEFSYDIRRLALKYPADVVKKKLAADEETAG, from the coding sequence ATGAATCCAGAAAAAATTCCCGTGGGCGTAGTCGGTTTGGGTCTGATGGGGTGCAGCATCACAACCTGCCTGTTGTTGTCCGGGCATCCGGTAGTGGCCGTTGCTCCACTACCAGTCGATATGGAAACCGCCGAAACCCGCATTCGGGAGCATCTATCGAAAGCTTTTCAGGAAGGTATGCTCGCAAAAATCCCGGATTCTTACCTTCAGCAACTTATTATTACGGAAGATTACAACTTGTTGAAAGACAGTAAAGTTGTGATGGAGTGCACGTTAGAAAATATCGCGATTAAAAAATCGGTCTATGATCGAATTGAAGCCGTTGTTGCCGAAGATGCACTGATTACCAGCAATACCTCCGCCATTCCGATCAGTATTCTCCAGCGCGAAGTTCGGTTGCCTGCGCGGTTTGTGGGGTTGCACTGGTCCGAACCATCGCACACAACCCGCTTTCTGGAAATCATTTGTGGAGACTTGAGCGATATAGCTGCCGCTGAGTGGCTCTATGAGCTATCGCATCTGTGGGGGAAAGAACCGACGCTGGTTCGTAAAGATATTCGAGGGTTTATAACCAACCGGCTGATGTATGCTATGTACCGGGAAGCTTTTAATCTGGTCGAAAACGGTTATGCAACGGTCGAGGACGTCGATCGGGCCTGTCGAAATAATGCAGGCTACTGGATGACACTGGTGGGCGTTTTTCGGTGGATGGACTTAACGGGGGTGCCTGCCTATCATACTGTTATGAAGGATTTATTCCCGACCCTGAGCAATCAAACGGAAGTTCCCAAACTGATCGACGATATTGTGAAGGCAGGTGGCAAAGGGGTTTTGAACGCACAGGGATTTTATGACTACACCCCTGAGGAAGCTAAGCTCTGGAAGGAAACCTATGAAGAATTCAGCTACGACATTCGTCGGCTAGCGCTGAAATACCCGGCTGATGTTGTAAAAAAGAAGCTCGCTGCTGATGAAGAGACTGCTGGTTAA
- a CDS encoding DUF4287 domain-containing protein, translated as MSFQAYIDNIRAKTGKGPDDFKQLAEAKGLLKPGTKAGAIVAWLKEDFDLGHGHAMAIYKVFKDSGLI; from the coding sequence ATGTCTTTTCAAGCGTATATCGACAACATCAGAGCTAAGACTGGCAAAGGGCCGGACGATTTCAAACAACTTGCCGAAGCAAAAGGCTTACTGAAACCCGGCACGAAAGCGGGGGCCATTGTAGCCTGGCTCAAAGAAGACTTTGACTTGGGTCATGGGCATGCAATGGCTATCTATAAAGTGTTTAAAGACTCAGGTCTGATTTAA
- a CDS encoding MBL fold metallo-hydrolase: MSNSRREFIRKSFLLTGTVGLTGSSGLNDNNSISQSGDRLVLLGTQGGPFIRSYKQTPSANLIVYKNIPFVIDTGYGVTFKLLEAGIRLSSLKYIFITHHHSDHNLELGPLLYNAWLSGLAEPIHVYAPAGLKSLLSAYWESNRFDIDTRIKDEGRPDIRLLVISHEYSEGTLVSTSDFDVKSLRNRHPPIEESYALKFKLGDKVVVFSGDTTYFPALATFASGADYLIHEVMYGPAVDEMVKRRPNATKLKASILSHHTLAEDVGKIAKAANAKNLILNHFVPPDDKTLTDEVWAKAVGSTFSGTIIVGKDLLQFAL, translated from the coding sequence ATGTCAAATAGCCGTAGAGAATTCATTCGAAAATCATTTCTACTTACTGGCACAGTTGGACTAACTGGATCATCTGGTTTAAATGACAACAATTCCATTAGCCAGAGCGGTGACCGGTTAGTTCTTTTAGGGACTCAGGGCGGCCCCTTCATTCGTTCCTATAAACAGACCCCTTCGGCTAATCTTATCGTTTATAAAAATATACCCTTCGTTATTGACACGGGTTATGGCGTGACTTTCAAGCTATTAGAAGCAGGTATCAGGCTATCTTCCCTAAAATATATTTTCATTACCCATCACCATTCCGACCATAACCTCGAACTCGGTCCACTATTGTATAATGCCTGGTTATCTGGTTTGGCAGAGCCAATTCATGTATATGCACCGGCTGGGCTAAAATCACTTCTAAGCGCTTACTGGGAATCGAATCGTTTTGATATTGACACCCGTATTAAAGACGAAGGGCGGCCCGATATAAGACTCCTTGTCATAAGTCACGAATATTCGGAAGGGACACTCGTATCAACTTCAGATTTTGACGTCAAATCGCTGAGAAATCGCCATCCTCCCATTGAAGAGAGCTATGCCTTAAAATTTAAACTTGGGGATAAGGTCGTCGTTTTTTCAGGGGATACGACTTATTTTCCCGCTCTTGCCACATTTGCGTCGGGTGCCGACTATCTTATTCATGAAGTTATGTATGGTCCAGCGGTTGATGAGATGGTGAAAAGGCGCCCAAATGCAACCAAATTAAAAGCAAGCATATTATCGCATCACACGTTAGCCGAAGACGTAGGAAAGATTGCGAAAGCCGCCAATGCCAAAAATCTCATTTTAAATCACTTTGTGCCTCCTGATGATAAGACCCTGACCGACGAGGTATGGGCCAAGGCTGTAGGCAGTACGTTTTCAGGAACTATTATAGTTGGAAAGGATTTGCTTCAATTTGCCTTATAA
- a CDS encoding pyridoxamine 5'-phosphate oxidase family protein — MDSINKQQPEENHKDLTGIEAGKKINELVGKSNTCYFCTKITTGEPLKTRPMSVQKVDEEGNFWFLSASDSHKNADIQADSQVHLLFQGSDYSDFLSVYGAATLSKDKELIKELWGPILKTWFTEGIDDPRITVIKVESQEGYYWDNKHGNAVAFVKMAAGALMGKTLDDSIEGKLTV; from the coding sequence ATGGACAGTATCAATAAACAGCAACCCGAAGAGAACCACAAAGATTTGACGGGTATTGAAGCCGGGAAAAAAATCAATGAACTCGTTGGCAAAAGCAATACGTGTTATTTCTGCACAAAGATTACGACCGGAGAGCCTTTGAAAACAAGGCCAATGTCGGTCCAGAAGGTAGATGAAGAAGGTAACTTCTGGTTTTTAAGTGCCAGCGACAGCCATAAAAATGCGGATATACAGGCCGATAGTCAGGTCCATCTCTTATTTCAGGGTTCTGATTATTCCGATTTTTTGAGCGTATACGGGGCCGCCACGCTATCTAAAGACAAAGAACTCATTAAGGAGCTCTGGGGGCCAATCCTTAAAACGTGGTTTACTGAAGGTATTGATGATCCGCGTATTACGGTGATAAAAGTAGAATCTCAGGAAGGCTATTATTGGGACAATAAACACGGCAATGCTGTGGCGTTTGTAAAGATGGCTGCCGGTGCTCTCATGGGCAAAACCTTAGATGATTCCATCGAGGGTAAGCTAACTGTCTAA
- a CDS encoding twin-arginine translocation signal domain-containing protein, which yields MRRRKFLTQATVAASTVATSSLSAQADYGVLAAKPFTVKAGDAQFGVQSEHLAMPVYSRNLTK from the coding sequence ATGCGACGTAGAAAGTTTTTAACCCAAGCCACGGTGGCCGCATCCACGGTGGCCACATCTTCTTTATCGGCCCAGGCTGACTATGGTGTCCTTGCTGCGAAGCCTTTCACCGTGAAAGCGGGCGATGCCCAATTTGGAGTTCAGAGCGAGCATTTAGCAATGCCAGTTTATTCCCGTAACCTAACGAAATGA